In the genome of Fusobacterium necrogenes, one region contains:
- the rplC gene encoding 50S ribosomal protein L3: protein MSGILAKKIGMTQIFEDGKFIPVTVVEAGPNFVLQKKTVENDGYTALQLGFDEKKEKNTTKPVMGIFKKAGVNPQRFIKELKVDSVEGYELGQEIKVDVLAGVEFVDITGTSKGKGTSGVMKRHGFGGNRASHGVSRNHRLGGSIGMSTWPGKVLKGKRMAGQYGNETVTVQNLKVVRVDAENNLLLIKGAVPGSKNSYIVVKPAIKK from the coding sequence ATGTCAGGAATTTTAGCTAAAAAAATTGGAATGACTCAAATTTTTGAAGATGGAAAATTCATTCCAGTGACAGTTGTTGAAGCTGGTCCTAACTTCGTACTACAAAAGAAAACTGTAGAAAACGATGGATATACAGCTCTACAATTAGGATTTGATGAGAAAAAAGAGAAAAACACTACTAAACCAGTAATGGGAATCTTCAAGAAAGCGGGAGTAAACCCTCAAAGATTTATAAAAGAGTTAAAAGTTGACTCAGTTGAAGGTTATGAATTAGGGCAAGAGATCAAAGTTGATGTGCTAGCTGGAGTAGAGTTCGTAGATATTACAGGAACTTCAAAAGGTAAAGGAACATCAGGAGTTATGAAAAGACATGGATTTGGTGGAAATAGAGCTTCTCACGGGGTATCTAGAAATCACAGATTAGGTGGATCTATCGGAATGTCAACTTGGCCTGGAAAAGTATTAAAAGGAAAAAGAATGGCTGGACAATATGGAAACGAAACTGTTACAGTTCAAAACTTAAAAGTAGTTAGAGTTGATGCAGAAAACAATCTATTACTAATAAAAGGTGCTGTACCTGGATCAAAAAATAGTTACATAGTTGTTAAACCAGCTATAAAAAAATAA
- the rplW gene encoding 50S ribosomal protein L23: MTAYDIIKKPVITEKSEMLRREYNKYTFEVSPKANKIQIRKAVEEIFNVKVESVSTLNSKPVVKRHGMKLYKTQAKKKAIVKLAQGSTITYFKEV; the protein is encoded by the coding sequence ATGACAGCTTATGATATCATCAAAAAACCTGTTATCACTGAAAAAAGTGAAATGTTAAGAAGAGAGTATAACAAATATACTTTTGAAGTTAGTCCAAAAGCTAACAAAATTCAAATAAGAAAAGCTGTAGAGGAAATATTTAATGTAAAAGTTGAATCTGTATCTACTTTAAACTCTAAACCAGTTGTAAAAAGACATGGAATGAAACTTTATAAAACTCAAGCTAAAAAGAAGGCTATCGTTAAGTTAGCACAAGGAAGTACAATAACTTACTTTAAAGAAGTATAA
- the secY gene encoding preprotein translocase subunit SecY: MTLMEKFNMKLNNIMKIPELRERIVFTLLMFLVARVGTYIPAPGVDVDRLATMTAQSDILGYINMFSGGAFKRVSIFALGIVPYINSSIVFSLLAVIIPKIEEIQKEGESGRNKITQWTRYLTIGIAIIQAFGVCIWLQSVGLVTTPGTMFFLTTIVTLTAGTVFLMWIGEQISIKGIGNGVSLLIFLNVISGGPSNVVQTIQSMRGSKFLIPVLGLITLAGILVVAGIVIFQLGQRKIPVHYVGKGFNGRGGMGQNSYIPLKLNSAGVMPVIFASVVMMIPSAIVNVIPSEYTIKTTLAMIFSQNHPVYMLIYAVVIIFFSFFYTAIVFDPEKVAENLKQGGGTIPGIRPGTETVEYLEGVVTRITWGGAFFLAAISILPYALFTAFGLPVFFGGTGVIIVVGVAIDTVQQINAHLVMREYKGFI; the protein is encoded by the coding sequence TTGACTTTAATGGAAAAATTTAATATGAAGTTGAATAACATTATGAAGATTCCTGAGTTGAGAGAGAGAATTGTCTTCACCTTGTTGATGTTTTTAGTTGCTAGGGTAGGGACTTATATTCCTGCTCCAGGGGTAGATGTAGATAGATTAGCAACTATGACAGCACAAAGTGATATATTGGGTTATATCAATATGTTTTCTGGAGGAGCTTTCAAGAGAGTATCTATATTTGCTCTTGGGATAGTTCCTTACATCAACTCATCAATCGTTTTCAGTCTGTTGGCTGTAATAATACCTAAAATTGAAGAGATTCAAAAAGAAGGTGAGTCTGGAAGAAATAAGATTACTCAGTGGACTAGATATTTAACTATTGGAATTGCTATAATACAAGCTTTTGGAGTATGTATATGGCTTCAGTCAGTTGGACTTGTCACAACTCCAGGAACTATGTTTTTCTTAACTACAATAGTTACTTTGACTGCTGGTACAGTATTTTTGATGTGGATTGGAGAGCAAATTTCGATAAAGGGGATAGGAAATGGAGTTTCACTTCTTATTTTTTTGAACGTAATTTCAGGTGGACCGTCGAATGTTGTTCAAACAATACAAAGTATGAGAGGAAGTAAGTTTTTAATACCTGTATTAGGATTGATTACTTTAGCTGGAATACTTGTAGTAGCTGGAATAGTTATCTTCCAATTAGGACAAAGAAAAATACCTGTTCACTATGTAGGAAAAGGCTTTAATGGAAGAGGAGGTATGGGTCAAAATTCATATATTCCTTTAAAATTAAATAGTGCTGGAGTTATGCCAGTAATCTTTGCATCAGTAGTTATGATGATTCCATCTGCTATCGTGAATGTGATTCCTTCTGAATACACAATTAAAACGACGTTAGCAATGATATTTAGTCAAAATCATCCAGTATATATGTTAATATATGCTGTTGTAATCATATTTTTCTCATTTTTCTATACTGCTATAGTATTTGATCCAGAAAAGGTGGCAGAGAATCTAAAGCAGGGTGGAGGAACAATCCCAGGAATAAGACCTGGAACAGAAACAGTTGAATATTTAGAAGGAGTTGTCACAAGAATAACTTGGGGGGGAGCTTTCTTCTTAGCAGCTATATCAATATTACCATATGCTCTTTTTACAGCATTTGGACTTCCTGTTTTTTTTGGTGGAACAGGAGTGATTATTGTTGTTGGAGTTGCTATTGATACAGTTCAACAAATAAATGCTCATTTAGTAATGAGAGAATATAAAGGATTTATATAA
- the rpmC gene encoding 50S ribosomal protein L29, whose product MRAKEIREMSTEDLVVKCKELKEELFNLKFQLSLGQLTNTAKIREVRREIARINTILNER is encoded by the coding sequence ATGAGAGCTAAGGAAATAAGAGAAATGTCAACTGAAGACTTAGTTGTTAAGTGTAAAGAGCTTAAGGAAGAGTTATTCAACCTAAAGTTCCAACTTTCATTAGGTCAACTTACTAACACTGCTAAAATCAGAGAAGTTAGAAGAGAAATTGCTAGAATAAATACAATCTTAAATGAAAGATAA
- the rpsH gene encoding 30S ribosomal protein S8 — MYLTDPIADMLTRIRNANAVMHEKVDVPHSNLKDRLAEILKEEGYIANYKVVTDGNKKNIRVYLKYDGKERVIKGIKRISKPGRRVYSSVEDMPRVLSGLGIAIVSTSKGIVTDRVARRENVGGEILAFVW, encoded by the coding sequence ATGTATTTAACAGATCCAATTGCTGATATGTTAACAAGAATCAGAAATGCAAATGCAGTAATGCACGAGAAAGTAGATGTACCTCATTCAAATTTAAAAGATAGATTAGCAGAAATCCTAAAAGAAGAAGGATATATAGCTAACTATAAAGTTGTGACTGATGGGAATAAAAAAAATATAAGAGTTTACTTAAAATATGATGGTAAAGAGAGAGTTATCAAAGGAATTAAAAGAATCTCTAAACCTGGAAGAAGAGTATATTCTTCAGTAGAGGATATGCCAAGAGTATTATCAGGATTAGGAATTGCTATCGTATCTACTTCTAAGGGAATTGTTACTGATAGAGTAGCTAGAAGAGAAAACGTAGGTGGAGAAATTCTTGCATTTGTTTGGTAA
- the rplD gene encoding 50S ribosomal protein L4 produces MAVLNIYDLTGTQTGTVEVKDTVFGIEPNQAVLHEVLTAELAAARQGTAATKTRAMVRGGGRKPFKQKGTGRARQGSIRAPHMVGGGVTFGPQPRSYEKKVNKKVRNLALRSALSAKVASGDILVLDGTIETPKTKTIVALTNAVNATNKQLFVVNDLADIKDYNLYLSVRNLENAVVLQPNEIGVYWLLKQEKVILTKEALTTIEEVLG; encoded by the coding sequence ATGGCAGTTTTAAACATATATGACTTGACAGGAACTCAAACTGGAACTGTAGAAGTTAAAGATACAGTGTTTGGGATTGAGCCTAATCAAGCAGTACTTCATGAAGTACTAACTGCAGAATTAGCAGCTGCTAGACAAGGAACTGCAGCTACTAAGACCAGAGCAATGGTTAGAGGAGGAGGAAGAAAGCCTTTTAAACAAAAAGGAACTGGTAGAGCAAGACAAGGAAGTATAAGAGCTCCTCACATGGTTGGAGGGGGAGTAACATTCGGACCTCAACCAAGATCATATGAGAAAAAAGTGAATAAAAAAGTAAGAAATTTAGCATTGAGATCAGCTTTATCAGCTAAAGTTGCTAGTGGAGACATTTTAGTTTTAGATGGAACTATTGAAACTCCAAAAACAAAAACAATAGTTGCTTTAACAAATGCAGTAAATGCAACTAACAAGCAATTATTTGTAGTAAATGATTTAGCAGATATAAAAGATTACAACTTATATTTATCAGTAAGAAATCTAGAGAATGCAGTTGTATTACAGCCAAATGAAATAGGAGTTTATTGGTTATTAAAACAAGAGAAAGTAATTCTTACTAAAGAAGCACTAACTACAATAGAGGAGGTGCTTGGATAA
- the rplR gene encoding 50S ribosomal protein L18: MFKKVDRQAVRTRKHLSIRNKISGTADRPRLSVYRSNNNIFAQLIDDVNGVTLVSASTIDKALKANIANGGNVEAAKTVGKILAERAAAKGITNIVFDRSGYKYTGRVEALAEAAREAGLSF; encoded by the coding sequence TTGTTTAAGAAGGTAGATAGACAAGCTGTAAGAACAAGAAAGCATTTATCAATCAGAAACAAAATTTCTGGTACAGCTGATAGACCAAGACTTTCTGTATATAGATCAAACAACAATATCTTTGCTCAATTAATAGATGATGTTAATGGAGTAACTTTAGTTTCTGCATCAACTATTGATAAAGCGTTAAAAGCAAATATTGCAAATGGTGGAAATGTAGAGGCTGCTAAAACTGTAGGAAAAATACTAGCAGAAAGAGCAGCAGCTAAGGGGATAACAAATATCGTATTCGACAGATCAGGATACAAGTACACAGGAAGAGTAGAAGCTCTTGCTGAGGCAGCTAGAGAAGCTGGATTAAGCTTCTAA
- the rplX gene encoding 50S ribosomal protein L24: MAKPKVKFVPDSLHVKTGDTVYVISGKDKGKTGKVVKVFPKKGKVVVEGINIVTKHMKPTPINPQGGVVSKPAAIFSSKVMLFDEKAGKPTRVGYKFVDGKKVRYSKVSGEVL, from the coding sequence GTGGCTAAACCTAAAGTTAAATTTGTACCAGATTCATTACATGTAAAAACTGGAGATACAGTTTATGTAATATCTGGTAAAGATAAAGGAAAAACAGGTAAAGTTGTAAAAGTATTCCCTAAAAAAGGAAAAGTTGTAGTTGAAGGAATAAATATAGTAACTAAACATATGAAGCCAACTCCAATAAACCCACAAGGTGGAGTTGTTAGTAAGCCAGCTGCTATATTCTCATCTAAAGTAATGTTATTTGATGAGAAAGCTGGAAAACCAACAAGAGTTGGATATAAGTTTGTAGATGGTAAGAAAGTAAGATACTCAAAGGTATCAGGAGAAGTTCTATAA
- the rpsS gene encoding 30S ribosomal protein S19 codes for MARSLKKGPFCDHHLMKKVEDAVASGNLKAVIKTWSRRSTIFPNFIGLTFGVYNGKKHIPVHVTEQMVGHKLGEFAPTRTYYGHGVDKKKKK; via the coding sequence ATGGCTAGATCATTAAAAAAAGGACCTTTCTGTGACCACCACTTAATGAAAAAAGTTGAAGATGCAGTGGCTTCTGGAAACTTAAAAGCAGTTATTAAGACTTGGTCAAGAAGATCAACAATATTCCCTAACTTCATTGGATTAACTTTTGGTGTATATAATGGGAAAAAACACATTCCTGTTCATGTAACTGAGCAAATGGTTGGACATAAATTAGGTGAGTTTGCTCCAACTAGAACTTACTATGGACATGGAGTAGATAAAAAGAAGAAAAAATAA
- the rplF gene encoding 50S ribosomal protein L6: MSRVGKKPIIVPSGVEVTMNGNVVTVKGPKGTLTKEFNSELTIKKVENEIVVERPNDLPAVRAIHGTTRALLNNMILGVSQGFRKTLNLVGVGYRAAAKGKGLELALGYSHPVIIDEVPGIAFTVEKNTTIHIDGIEKDVVGQVAADIRAKRAPEPYKGKGVKYSDEVVRRKEGKKS; the protein is encoded by the coding sequence ATGTCAAGAGTAGGTAAAAAACCTATAATAGTGCCTTCTGGAGTTGAAGTAACAATGAACGGAAACGTAGTTACTGTAAAAGGACCAAAAGGTACTCTAACAAAAGAATTTAACTCAGAATTAACTATAAAAAAAGTAGAAAATGAAATCGTTGTTGAAAGACCAAACGATTTGCCAGCTGTAAGAGCTATACATGGGACAACAAGAGCTTTATTAAACAATATGATTTTAGGAGTTTCTCAAGGATTTAGAAAAACTCTTAACTTAGTTGGAGTTGGATATAGAGCAGCTGCAAAAGGAAAGGGACTAGAATTAGCATTAGGATATTCACATCCAGTAATTATTGATGAAGTTCCTGGAATTGCATTCACAGTAGAGAAGAATACAACTATCCATATCGATGGTATCGAGAAAGATGTAGTAGGACAAGTTGCTGCTGATATAAGAGCTAAAAGAGCTCCTGAGCCTTATAAAGGAAAAGGAGTTAAGTATTCTGACGAAGTTGTTAGAAGAAAAGAAGGTAAAAAATCGTAA
- the rpsQ gene encoding 30S ribosomal protein S17 has product MRNERKVREGVVVSDKMDKTIVVAIETMALHPIYKKRVKSTTKFKAHDENNVAQTGDRVRIMETRPLSRDKRWRLVEIVEKAR; this is encoded by the coding sequence TTGAGAAACGAAAGAAAAGTTAGAGAAGGAGTAGTTGTTTCTGATAAAATGGACAAAACTATCGTTGTTGCAATAGAAACAATGGCTTTACATCCAATCTATAAGAAGAGAGTAAAAAGCACTACTAAGTTTAAAGCTCACGATGAAAATAATGTAGCTCAAACTGGAGATAGAGTAAGAATTATGGAAACTAGACCATTATCAAGAGATAAAAGATGGAGACTAGTAGAGATTGTTGAGAAAGCTAGATAA
- the rplE gene encoding 50S ribosomal protein L5 — protein sequence MSKYVSRYHKLYNDVISPALMKELGINNVMECPKLEKIIVNMGVGEATQNSKLIDAAMGDLTIISGQKPIVRKAKKSEAGFKLREGMPIGAKVTLRKERMYDFLDRLVNVVLPRVRDFEGVSANAFDGRGNYSLGLRDQLVFPEIEFDKVEKLLGMSITIVSSAKNDEEGRALLKAFGMPFKK from the coding sequence GTGTCTAAATACGTTTCTAGATATCATAAATTATATAATGACGTTATATCTCCAGCTTTAATGAAAGAATTAGGAATTAATAACGTTATGGAATGTCCAAAACTAGAAAAGATAATAGTAAATATGGGAGTTGGAGAAGCTACTCAAAATTCTAAATTAATAGATGCTGCAATGGGTGATTTAACTATAATTAGTGGACAAAAACCAATAGTGAGAAAAGCTAAGAAATCTGAAGCAGGATTCAAATTAAGAGAAGGAATGCCAATCGGAGCAAAAGTTACTTTAAGAAAAGAAAGAATGTACGATTTTCTAGATAGATTAGTGAATGTAGTTCTTCCAAGAGTAAGAGACTTCGAAGGGGTTTCAGCTAATGCTTTTGATGGAAGAGGAAACTACTCTTTAGGATTAAGAGACCAATTAGTTTTCCCTGAAATTGAATTTGATAAAGTTGAAAAACTTTTAGGAATGTCTATCACTATCGTTTCTTCTGCTAAAAATGATGAAGAAGGAAGAGCTTTACTTAAGGCGTTTGGAATGCCTTTCAAAAAGTAA
- the rplB gene encoding 50S ribosomal protein L2 — translation MAIRKMKPITNGQRGMSRLVNTDLDSVRPEKSLTVPLKSAYGRDNYGHRTCRDRQKGHKRLYRIIDFKRNKLDIPARVESIEYDPNRTANIALLFYVDGEKRYILAPKGLKKGDMVMAGSQAEIKPGNALKIKDMPVGVQIHNIELQRGKGGQLVRSAGTAARLVAKEGTYCHVELPSGELRLIHGECMATIGEVGNSEHSLVQIGKAGRNRHMGRRPHVRGSVMNPVDHPHGGGEGKNPVGRKAPLTPWGKPALGVKTRGKKTTDKFIVRRRNDK, via the coding sequence ATGGCTATTAGAAAAATGAAACCTATTACTAACGGACAAAGAGGAATGTCTAGATTAGTTAATACGGATTTAGATAGTGTAAGACCTGAAAAGTCTTTAACTGTACCTTTAAAATCTGCATATGGTAGAGACAACTATGGACACAGAACATGTAGAGATAGACAAAAAGGACACAAAAGACTTTACAGAATTATCGATTTCAAGAGAAATAAATTAGATATACCTGCTAGAGTAGAATCTATCGAGTATGATCCAAACAGAACAGCTAATATAGCTCTTTTATTCTATGTAGATGGAGAAAAAAGATATATACTAGCTCCTAAAGGGTTAAAAAAAGGTGACATGGTTATGGCAGGATCTCAAGCTGAGATTAAACCAGGAAACGCACTTAAAATAAAAGATATGCCAGTAGGGGTTCAAATTCATAATATTGAACTACAAAGAGGAAAGGGAGGACAATTAGTTAGATCTGCAGGAACTGCAGCAAGACTAGTTGCAAAAGAAGGAACTTACTGTCACGTAGAGTTACCATCTGGAGAATTAAGATTAATTCACGGTGAGTGTATGGCTACTATTGGTGAAGTAGGAAACTCAGAGCACAGCTTAGTACAGATCGGTAAAGCTGGAAGAAATAGACATATGGGTAGAAGACCTCACGTAAGAGGATCTGTAATGAACCCAGTTGATCACCCTCATGGAGGAGGAGAAGGAAAGAATCCTGTAGGTAGAAAAGCTCCTTTAACACCTTGGGGAAAACCTGCTTTAGGTGTTAAAACTAGAGGTAAGAAAACTACAGATAAGTTTATCGTAAGAAGAAGAAACGATAAGTAA
- the rplO gene encoding 50S ribosomal protein L15, translating into MKLNELMPSVPRKARKRVGRGESSGLGKTAGKGSNGQKSRAGGGVKPYFEGGQMPIYRRVPKRGFSNALFKKEYAIITLDLLNRFEDGAEVTPEILFETGLVRKMMDGIKVLGNGTLDKKLTVKAHKVSASARAAIEAKGGLIEIIEVKTFANVAKNNK; encoded by the coding sequence ATGAAATTAAATGAATTAATGCCTTCTGTACCAAGAAAAGCTAGAAAAAGAGTTGGAAGAGGAGAATCTTCTGGATTAGGAAAAACAGCTGGAAAAGGAAGTAACGGACAAAAGTCTAGAGCTGGTGGAGGAGTAAAACCTTACTTTGAAGGTGGACAAATGCCTATCTATAGAAGAGTTCCAAAAAGAGGTTTCTCTAATGCATTATTCAAGAAAGAGTATGCTATAATCACATTAGATCTATTAAATAGATTTGAAGATGGAGCTGAAGTTACTCCTGAAATCTTATTCGAAACTGGATTAGTTAGAAAAATGATGGATGGAATTAAAGTTTTAGGAAATGGAACTTTAGATAAAAAATTAACTGTAAAAGCTCATAAAGTTTCTGCATCTGCCAGAGCTGCTATAGAAGCTAAAGGTGGATTAATAGAAATTATAGAAGTTAAAACATTTGCTAATGTTGCTAAGAACAATAAGTAG
- the rplN gene encoding 50S ribosomal protein L14, with translation MVQQQTILNVADNSGAKKLMIIRVLGGSKKRFGKIGDIVVASVKEAIPGGNVKKGDVVKAVIVRTKKELRREDGSYIKFDDNAGVIINNNNEPKATRIFGPVARELRAKNFMKILSLAPEVI, from the coding sequence ATGGTACAACAACAAACTATCCTTAACGTTGCTGATAACTCAGGTGCAAAAAAATTAATGATAATCAGAGTACTAGGTGGATCTAAAAAGAGATTTGGAAAAATTGGAGACATCGTTGTAGCATCTGTTAAAGAAGCGATTCCTGGAGGAAACGTTAAAAAAGGTGACGTAGTTAAGGCTGTAATAGTTAGAACTAAAAAAGAGTTAAGAAGAGAAGATGGATCATATATAAAATTTGATGATAATGCAGGAGTTATAATCAATAACAATAATGAACCAAAAGCAACAAGAATCTTTGGACCAGTTGCAAGAGAGTTAAGAGCTAAAAACTTTATGAAAATTTTATCTCTAGCTCCAGAAGTAATCTAA
- the rplP gene encoding 50S ribosomal protein L16, which yields MLMPKRTKHRKMFRGRMKGTAQRGNTVAFGDYGLQALEPHWITNRQIESCRVAINRTFKREGKTFIRIFPDKPITARPAGVRMGKGKGSVEGWVAVVLPGRIMFEVSGVTEEKALAALRKASMKLPVRCKIVKRENGGEN from the coding sequence ATGTTAATGCCAAAAAGAACAAAACATAGAAAAATGTTTAGAGGTAGAATGAAAGGTACAGCTCAAAGAGGAAATACTGTAGCATTCGGAGATTACGGACTACAAGCTCTTGAGCCACACTGGATAACAAATAGACAAATCGAATCATGCAGGGTTGCAATTAACAGAACATTTAAAAGAGAAGGAAAAACTTTCATAAGAATATTCCCTGATAAACCTATTACAGCTAGACCAGCTGGAGTGAGAATGGGTAAAGGTAAAGGAAGTGTTGAAGGTTGGGTAGCAGTAGTACTACCAGGAAGAATAATGTTTGAAGTTTCTGGTGTAACTGAAGAGAAAGCTTTAGCAGCATTGAGAAAAGCGTCTATGAAACTTCCTGTAAGATGTAAAATAGTAAAAAGAGAGAATGGTGGTGAAAACTAA
- the rplV gene encoding 50S ribosomal protein L22, which translates to MEARAITRYVRMSPRKARLVADLVRGKSAQEALDILEFTNKKAARLIKKTLASAIANATNNFKMDEDKLVVSTIMINDGPALKRIMPRAMGRADIIRKPTAHIVVAVSEK; encoded by the coding sequence GTGGAAGCTAGAGCAATTACGAGATACGTAAGAATGTCTCCTAGAAAAGCTAGATTGGTAGCTGACTTAGTGAGAGGAAAATCAGCACAAGAAGCATTAGATATTCTAGAATTTACAAATAAAAAAGCAGCTAGATTAATAAAGAAGACATTAGCATCAGCTATTGCTAATGCAACTAACAACTTCAAGATGGACGAAGATAAGTTAGTAGTTTCAACAATTATGATAAATGATGGACCAGCTCTTAAAAGAATAATGCCTAGAGCTATGGGAAGAGCGGATATAATCAGAAAGCCAACAGCTCACATTGTTGTTGCTGTTTCTGAAAAGTAG
- the rpsE gene encoding 30S ribosomal protein S5, with product MSKLANREEKQYQEKLLKISRVSKTTKGGRTISFSVLAAVGDGEGRVGLGLGKANGVPDAIRKALSSAKKNLVDVSLKGSTIPHETQGKWGATTLWMAPAYEGTGVIAGSATREILELVGVHDILTKIKGSRNKHNVARATVEALKTLRTAEQIAALRGKEVKDILS from the coding sequence TTGTCTAAGTTAGCAAATAGAGAAGAAAAACAATATCAAGAAAAATTATTAAAGATATCAAGAGTTTCTAAGACAACTAAAGGAGGAAGAACAATATCTTTCTCAGTTTTAGCAGCTGTTGGAGATGGAGAAGGTAGAGTTGGATTGGGATTAGGAAAAGCTAATGGTGTACCTGATGCTATAAGAAAAGCACTTTCTTCTGCAAAGAAAAATCTAGTAGATGTTTCTCTAAAAGGATCTACTATTCCTCATGAAACACAAGGAAAATGGGGAGCAACAACTTTATGGATGGCACCAGCTTATGAAGGAACTGGAGTTATCGCTGGTTCTGCAACAAGAGAGATATTAGAGCTTGTTGGAGTGCATGACATTTTAACTAAAATTAAAGGTTCTAGAAACAAACACAACGTTGCTAGAGCTACAGTAGAAGCTTTAAAAACACTTAGAACAGCTGAGCAAATTGCTGCTTTAAGAGGTAAAGAAGTTAAAGATATCTTAAGCTAG
- the rpsC gene encoding 30S ribosomal protein S3: MGQKVDPRGLRLGITRAWDSNWYADKKEYAKYFHEDVKIREYVKKNYFHAGIAKVKIERTSPSNVVVLVYTAKAGIIIGRKGAEIENLRVNLEKLTGKKVTVKVQEVKEFNKDAVLVAENIATSIEKRVAYKRAVSQAVMRAMRAGAKGIKVMVSGRLNGAEIARAEWVVEGKVPLHTLRADIDYATATAHTTYGALGIKVWVFHGEVLPAKKEGGEA, from the coding sequence GTGGGACAAAAAGTAGATCCTAGAGGACTAAGACTTGGAATTACAAGAGCTTGGGATTCTAACTGGTATGCAGATAAAAAGGAATACGCTAAGTACTTCCATGAGGATGTAAAAATCAGAGAGTATGTTAAGAAAAACTACTTCCACGCAGGAATAGCAAAAGTAAAGATTGAAAGAACTTCTCCTTCAAATGTAGTAGTTCTTGTTTACACAGCTAAAGCGGGGATAATCATCGGAAGAAAAGGTGCTGAAATAGAAAACTTAAGAGTAAATCTTGAGAAATTAACAGGAAAGAAAGTAACTGTAAAAGTACAAGAAGTTAAAGAGTTTAATAAAGATGCTGTACTTGTTGCAGAAAATATAGCTACTTCAATTGAGAAAAGGGTAGCATACAAAAGAGCTGTAAGCCAAGCTGTAATGAGAGCTATGAGAGCTGGAGCTAAAGGGATTAAAGTTATGGTTTCAGGAAGACTAAATGGAGCAGAAATTGCCAGAGCTGAGTGGGTAGTTGAAGGAAAAGTTCCTTTACATACATTAAGAGCTGATATTGATTATGCAACAGCAACAGCTCACACAACTTATGGAGCTCTTGGAATAAAAGTATGGGTTTTCCATGGTGAAGTTCTTCCAGCTAAGAAGGAAGGAGGAGAAGCGTAG
- the rpsN gene encoding 30S ribosomal protein S14, producing MAKKSMIARDVKRAELCEKYAEKRAELKKRVAEGDMEAMFELNKLPKDSSVVRKRNRCQLDGRPRGFMREFGISRVKFRQLAGAGVIPGVKKSSW from the coding sequence ATGGCAAAGAAGTCAATGATCGCTAGAGATGTTAAAAGAGCTGAACTATGCGAGAAATATGCTGAAAAAAGAGCTGAACTAAAAAAGAGAGTTGCTGAAGGAGATATGGAAGCAATGTTTGAATTAAACAAACTTCCAAAAGATTCTTCTGTAGTTAGAAAAAGAAATAGATGTCAGTTAGACGGAAGACCAAGAGGATTCATGAGAGAATTTGGAATTTCGAGAGTAAAATTCAGACAGCTTGCAGGAGCTGGAGTAATACCAGGAGTTAAAAAGTCATCTTGGTAA
- the rpmD gene encoding 50S ribosomal protein L30 yields MVKLRIELVKSIIGRKPNHIATVKSLGLKKMNDVVEHVETPELKGKLAQVSYLLKVEEVQA; encoded by the coding sequence ATGGTAAAGCTTAGAATAGAGCTTGTAAAAAGCATAATCGGAAGAAAGCCTAACCACATAGCAACTGTAAAGTCGCTAGGGCTTAAGAAGATGAATGATGTTGTGGAGCATGTAGAAACTCCTGAGTTAAAAGGAAAACTAGCTCAAGTTTCTTACTTACTTAAAGTAGAGGAGGTGCAAGCTTAA